In Alphaproteobacteria bacterium, one DNA window encodes the following:
- the yidC gene encoding membrane protein insertase YidC, which yields MSNNDNFLVFIILSVAILLGFHYFYEAPRQERERAVISAQQAPKMALPQAKPAAVNALLSPRGDVLAQNARLPVSSPVLRGSINLVGGRVDDLILSSYRETLAPDSPSITLLSPTGSAPPHAAYYAEFGWMAAQEGTSVPGPQSVWRTDASALEAGGRPVLLRWDNGAGLVFEREISLDEHYMLTVTDRVRNAGIAAVNLYPYALVARHGTPVLQGAGAPLHEGAVGVFETRLEEHPYDKLADEGTVAGQAQQGSWLGFTDKYWLVALVPSLPDGAHLPVRFTHSKTQDARKDLYQADWRAEGVSVAPGAVSAPVTARLFAGPKQVDLLDAYEKSLNIRHFDLAIDFGWFYFLTKPFFYALDFLGRWSGNFGVGILILTICLRLLLFPLADKSYRSMEQMKALQPEIARLQERFGQDRVRLNQEMMELYKRERVNPLSGCLPIVIQIPIFFALYKVLFVSLEMRHAPFFGWIRDLSAADPTTIFNLFGLIPWQPPSFLMFGVWPLLMGATMYAQQLMAPQAPDPIQRKVFMFLPLFFTVLLAPMAAGLVIYWTWSNILSLGQQWVIHRRMAGLRERLANKKAS from the coding sequence ATGAGCAACAACGACAACTTCCTGGTCTTTATCATCCTATCCGTGGCGATCCTGCTGGGGTTCCATTATTTCTATGAAGCGCCGCGCCAAGAGCGCGAACGCGCCGTGATCTCGGCCCAGCAAGCGCCCAAAATGGCCTTGCCGCAGGCCAAACCGGCCGCCGTCAACGCCTTGTTAAGCCCCAGGGGGGATGTGCTGGCGCAAAACGCCCGTCTGCCGGTGTCCTCGCCGGTTCTACGCGGATCCATCAATCTGGTCGGTGGTCGTGTGGATGATTTGATTTTGTCTTCTTACCGCGAAACCTTGGCCCCTGACAGCCCGTCCATCACCTTGCTATCCCCTACGGGCAGCGCGCCGCCGCATGCGGCCTATTACGCCGAATTCGGCTGGATGGCCGCGCAAGAAGGCACTTCGGTTCCCGGCCCCCAGAGCGTGTGGCGGACCGACGCCTCGGCCTTGGAGGCGGGCGGGCGGCCCGTGCTGCTGCGCTGGGATAATGGCGCGGGGCTGGTGTTCGAGCGCGAGATTTCCCTGGATGAGCATTACATGCTGACGGTGACCGACCGGGTGCGCAACGCCGGCATCGCTGCCGTGAACTTGTATCCCTATGCGTTGGTCGCGCGCCATGGAACGCCGGTGTTGCAAGGCGCGGGCGCGCCTTTGCATGAGGGCGCGGTGGGTGTATTCGAAACCCGTCTGGAAGAGCATCCCTATGACAAACTGGCCGATGAAGGCACGGTTGCGGGCCAGGCCCAGCAGGGCAGTTGGTTGGGGTTCACCGATAAATATTGGCTGGTGGCTTTGGTTCCTTCTTTGCCCGACGGGGCGCATCTGCCGGTGCGGTTTACGCATAGCAAGACGCAAGACGCGCGCAAGGACCTGTATCAGGCCGATTGGCGCGCCGAAGGGGTCTCCGTGGCGCCGGGTGCCGTGTCGGCACCGGTCACCGCGCGTTTATTCGCAGGGCCCAAGCAAGTCGATCTGCTGGACGCCTACGAAAAAAGCCTGAATATCCGCCATTTCGATCTGGCCATTGATTTTGGCTGGTTCTATTTCCTGACAAAGCCCTTCTTTTATGCGCTGGACTTTTTGGGGCGTTGGTCGGGGAATTTTGGCGTGGGCATCTTGATCTTGACGATCTGCTTGCGCCTGTTGCTGTTCCCTCTGGCCGATAAATCCTATCGCAGCATGGAGCAGATGAAGGCCCTTCAGCCCGAGATCGCGCGTTTGCAAGAACGCTTTGGCCAAGATCGCGTGCGCCTGAATCAAGAAATGATGGAGCTGTATAAGCGCGAGCGGGTGAACCCCCTTTCGGGTTGTTTGCCGATCGTGATCCAGATTCCCATTTTCTTTGCCTTGTACAAGGTTTTGTTCGTCAGCCTGGAGATGCGCCATGCGCCGTTCTTTGGCTGGATCCGCGACCTTTCGGCCGCCGACCCCACGACGATCTTTAATCTGTTCGGCCTGATCCCATGGCAGCCGCCCAGCTTTTTGATGTTCGGCGTGTGGCCCTTGCTGATGGGCGCAACCATGTATGCCCAGCAATTGATGGCCCCACAAGCCCCCGATCCCATTCAGCGTAAGGTGTTTATGTTCTTGCCCCTGTTCTTCACGGTCCTGCTGGCCCCCATGGCCGCCGGATTGGTGATCTATTGGACATGGAGCAACATCCTTTCCCTCGGCCAGCAATGGGTGATCCATCGCCGCATGGCGGGCCTGCGCGAACGCCTGGCGAATAAGAAAGCCTCGTAA
- the yidD gene encoding membrane protein insertion efficiency factor YidD: protein MRRLLVALLRIPVLIWRWGISPVLGPHCRFAPSCSAYALEALEQHGPWRGLLLTLRRIGRCHPWGGSGFDPVPPVAGKFPPSDKVDRGSAL from the coding sequence ATGAGGCGTTTGTTGGTGGCTCTGCTGCGCATTCCGGTGCTGATATGGCGCTGGGGGATCAGTCCGGTTCTGGGGCCGCATTGCCGCTTTGCGCCCAGCTGCTCGGCCTATGCGCTTGAGGCGCTGGAACAACATGGTCCTTGGCGTGGCCTGCTCTTGACGCTGCGCCGCATCGGGCGATGCCACCCTTGGGGGGGAAGCGGGTTTGATCCGGTGCCGCCGGTTGCGGGAAAATTCCCTCCATCGGACAAGGTGGATCGCGGATCAGCCTTATAG
- the rnpA gene encoding ribonuclease P protein component, producing the protein MKLSTLKVHADFQRVSAQGRRWSGAAFILYARAWPPETACLTPPWRLGLTASRKMVGGAVARNRARRRLRALATDILTGEAREGLDIVLIAREAALSRPFELLGQDLRQGLRRLDLLRDTSKVRVP; encoded by the coding sequence TTGAAGCTTTCGACGCTAAAGGTTCACGCCGATTTTCAACGGGTCAGCGCCCAGGGACGGCGTTGGTCCGGGGCGGCTTTTATTCTGTATGCGCGTGCTTGGCCGCCCGAGACGGCGTGTCTGACGCCGCCCTGGCGTTTGGGGCTGACAGCCAGCCGTAAGATGGTCGGCGGAGCAGTAGCCCGAAATCGGGCGCGGCGACGTTTGCGCGCCTTGGCGACGGATATTCTGACAGGTGAAGCCCGTGAGGGCCTGGATATCGTGCTGATCGCGCGCGAGGCGGCGTTATCCCGACCTTTTGAGCTGCTAGGCCAGGACCTGCGCCAAGGCTTGCGCCGTTTGGACCTGCTGCGCGATACGTCCAAGGTACGGGTTCCATGA
- the rpmH gene encoding 50S ribosomal protein L34, giving the protein MKRTFQPSRLVRARRHGFRARMATRGGRAVIASRRAKGRKRLSA; this is encoded by the coding sequence ATGAAGCGTACATTCCAGCCCAGCCGCCTTGTGCGTGCCCGTCGCCACGGTTTCCGCGCCCGCATGGCCACCCGTGGGGGTCGCGCCGTGATCGCCAGCCGCCGCGCCAAGGGTCGCAAGCGCCTCTCGGCCTAG
- a CDS encoding TraM recognition domain-containing protein, protein MAFLERKYRTKSKLFLRDVRPMGVRIGAFLSEVSSISSIFVAMAVLLVIMPELAWLADIMLLVSFYYLRWLGKKKFQLPLRLPMHAKMLDPNNPAPGKSGPGKAEGILYLGNAYKENNEEIWLTNNDARTHILYLGTTGAGKTEGLKSICSNALCWGSGFVYVDGKADNDLWSSLYAMTRRFGRDDDLLVLNYMTGNSDDGATSNSMNPFTFGSSSYLANMMVNLMPDAGGDNAMWKERAVALIFALMPALTYLRDKKNVPLDIGSVRDYIELGPIVKLSRNTDLPDRIARGLQGYLATLPGFSDEAFDDEGHDVPPSPDKPMYDMQVARQQHGYLSMQFTRALQSLADEYGYIFKAQLADIDMIDVVLNRRIMVVLIPALEKAGDEAANLGKIVVASLKGMMGATLGANVEGAWEESIDNKMTRASSPYITVFDEVGYYTAQGMAVMAAQARSLGFSLVFSAQDLPAMEKRIKQEARSITGNCNIKIFGKIEDPVDTIEFYNKRKTTDWAVMSKSYKVAGDTVGSLFDSRSYMDTDLAGSAEVRTHFSSDDLLGLREGEAALIHGGDTDPLKFYLCDAGKVKALRVQKLLPVPGSTSSTGARERLISDLGEKLRAESSWSAATSGAKTDTPAEIAALSMGYSAAVQAGWPAQKSGGVAVAALAENIAHLEQASQASLQGQSRPMPGGAGGKTASPSTVQPETTLRGGDDNWQPEPPFRLHKSLGGLEGRGGNEDALAALDALDMSSDIEAVSKPAPAELSQRHVASLRGSHEAFEAPSSTAASAQAPAIPTDGKGGAWAQLPEDVALLLKRAAESMRDKLFNKRD, encoded by the coding sequence ATGGCGTTTTTAGAACGGAAATACCGCACCAAATCAAAGCTGTTTTTGCGTGACGTGCGCCCGATGGGCGTGCGGATAGGGGCGTTTCTTTCCGAGGTCAGCTCCATATCGTCCATCTTCGTCGCCATGGCGGTGCTGTTGGTCATTATGCCGGAATTGGCTTGGCTGGCCGATATCATGCTGTTGGTATCGTTCTATTATCTGCGCTGGCTGGGGAAAAAGAAGTTCCAGTTGCCGTTGCGTTTGCCGATGCACGCCAAGATGCTCGATCCCAACAATCCCGCGCCGGGCAAATCCGGGCCGGGCAAGGCCGAGGGCATTTTGTATCTGGGTAACGCCTATAAAGAGAATAACGAGGAAATCTGGCTGACCAATAACGATGCCCGTACGCATATCTTGTATCTGGGCACAACCGGCGCGGGTAAGACGGAAGGCCTTAAATCCATATGCAGCAATGCGTTGTGCTGGGGCAGCGGCTTTGTCTATGTGGACGGCAAGGCGGATAACGATCTGTGGTCGTCTCTTTACGCGATGACGCGCCGCTTTGGCCGCGACGACGATCTTCTTGTGCTGAATTATATGACCGGCAACAGCGACGACGGCGCGACATCGAACAGCATGAATCCCTTTACCTTCGGTTCGTCCTCGTATCTGGCGAATATGATGGTCAATTTGATGCCCGATGCCGGCGGCGATAACGCGATGTGGAAAGAGCGCGCCGTCGCCTTGATTTTCGCCCTGATGCCCGCTTTGACTTATCTTCGTGATAAGAAGAATGTCCCGCTCGATATCGGCTCGGTGCGCGACTATATCGAGCTTGGGCCTATCGTCAAGCTCTCGCGCAATACCGATTTGCCGGATCGCATCGCGCGCGGTCTGCAAGGGTATTTGGCCACCTTGCCAGGGTTTTCGGACGAAGCCTTCGATGACGAGGGGCATGACGTTCCTCCCAGTCCGGATAAGCCGATGTACGATATGCAAGTCGCGCGGCAGCAGCACGGCTATCTGTCGATGCAGTTTACCCGCGCTTTGCAGTCGCTGGCCGACGAATATGGCTATATCTTTAAGGCGCAATTGGCCGATATCGACATGATCGATGTGGTGCTGAACCGCCGGATCATGGTGGTTCTGATCCCCGCGCTGGAAAAGGCGGGTGACGAGGCCGCCAATCTGGGCAAGATCGTCGTGGCGAGCCTGAAGGGCATGATGGGCGCGACTCTGGGCGCGAATGTCGAGGGAGCATGGGAAGAGTCCATCGACAACAAGATGACGCGCGCCTCTTCGCCTTATATCACCGTCTTTGACGAGGTCGGTTACTACACGGCCCAGGGTATGGCGGTGATGGCCGCCCAGGCGCGTAGCCTTGGGTTCAGCTTGGTCTTTTCTGCGCAGGATCTGCCCGCGATGGAAAAACGCATCAAGCAAGAGGCGCGTTCGATCACGGGTAATTGCAACATCAAGATTTTCGGCAAGATCGAGGATCCGGTGGACACCATCGAGTTTTATAACAAGCGCAAGACGACTGACTGGGCCGTCATGTCCAAGAGCTATAAAGTGGCTGGCGATACGGTGGGATCGTTGTTCGACTCGCGCAGTTATATGGATACGGATCTGGCGGGTTCAGCCGAGGTCCGTACACATTTCAGCTCGGACGATCTGCTGGGGCTGCGCGAGGGCGAGGCCGCTTTGATCCATGGCGGCGACACCGATCCGCTGAAATTCTATCTGTGCGATGCCGGTAAGGTAAAGGCGCTGCGTGTCCAGAAACTCCTGCCCGTGCCTGGATCGACCAGCAGCACCGGCGCGCGTGAGCGGCTTATTTCAGATCTGGGCGAGAAGTTACGGGCGGAATCATCCTGGTCGGCGGCTACCTCTGGAGCTAAGACGGACACACCCGCGGAGATCGCCGCTTTATCCATGGGATACAGTGCCGCTGTGCAAGCAGGCTGGCCCGCGCAAAAGAGCGGTGGTGTGGCGGTGGCGGCCTTGGCCGAGAATATCGCCCATCTCGAACAGGCCAGCCAGGCCTCATTGCAAGGCCAATCCCGACCGATGCCCGGCGGCGCGGGGGGCAAAACGGCCTCCCCGTCGACTGTTCAGCCAGAGACGACCTTGCGCGGCGGCGATGATAACTGGCAGCCTGAACCGCCTTTCCGCTTGCATAAGAGCCTGGGCGGCCTGGAAGGGCGCGGTGGTAATGAGGATGCCTTGGCGGCTTTGGATGCGCTGGATATGTCTTCTGATATTGAGGCCGTTTCAAAACCCGCACCGGCGGAACTTAGCCAACGTCATGTGGCCAGTTTGCGCGGTAGCCACGAGGCATTCGAGGCTCCCTCGTCCACTGCCGCCAGCGCGCAGGCTCCGGCCATCCCAACCGATGGCAAAGGCGGCGCATGGGCGCAATTGCCCGAGGATGTCGCTTTACTGCTTAAACGCGCTGCCGAGTCGATGCGGGACAAGCTGTTCAATAAGCGTGATTAA
- a CDS encoding integration host factor subunit beta: MTKSELVQRLADSSPSLSLLEADKVVSTVLEAMIDALCRGERVELRGFGAFSVKRRDPRNGRNPRTGQSVKVSEKYVPAFKTGKELRERINASAQAGTAAQGA, from the coding sequence ATGACCAAGTCCGAATTGGTGCAGCGTCTGGCAGACTCGAGCCCGTCCCTATCCTTGCTGGAAGCCGACAAGGTGGTCTCCACCGTGTTGGAGGCCATGATCGATGCCCTATGCCGGGGTGAACGTGTGGAATTGCGCGGCTTCGGCGCCTTCTCGGTCAAGCGTCGCGATCCACGCAATGGCCGTAATCCACGCACCGGCCAATCGGTCAAGGTGTCTGAAAAATATGTTCCCGCGTTCAAGACGGGTAAAGAGTTGCGCGAGCGCATCAACGCCTCCGCGCAGGCCGGCACAGCCGCCCAAGGCGCCTAG
- a CDS encoding LapA family protein has product MMRFLRFLLFVPVALIVIVFAITNPQKAQLSLWPTDIILIIPAYLLVIVPFLAGLLSGAALMWMRGLPKRWQVFRLRRQASQLETALRRQGVEECESNTAATVMSHIPKEATIS; this is encoded by the coding sequence ATGATGCGCTTTTTGCGTTTTCTGCTATTCGTGCCCGTGGCACTGATAGTGATTGTGTTCGCCATCACCAACCCCCAAAAAGCCCAGCTGTCATTATGGCCGACGGACATTATTCTGATCATACCAGCTTATTTATTGGTCATCGTGCCGTTCCTGGCAGGCCTTTTAAGCGGAGCGGCACTGATGTGGATGCGTGGACTGCCCAAGAGATGGCAGGTATTCCGCCTACGCCGCCAAGCATCCCAACTCGAAACCGCTTTGAGACGCCAAGGAGTTGAAGAATGCGAATCCAACACAGCGGCGACAGTCATGTCACACATACCCAAGGAAGCGACAATAAGCTGA
- a CDS encoding type IV secretion protein IcmB has product MLAVVDELIASMMMGLRQPVESFVQLETADDEMTLVASDGSLVSFIRFDGARQIIGDTEYAWIVEQSTLKIGSRFDHPGYALQFYFMRDADRVGRELDRLMRANHSAAKAIGLDLDDLLTERRRHLANHMAWEDIWLVLWTRPSAVSKTDLARSREHRRNISWVPAPRAQFPHTALDALRLRHRSYVMGIEASLEELGFKVSTVDVHEALRSVRGSMYPTRAHDKWQACVPGDPIMPRQPLKPGDMSEILWPSLPSQLCVGDSEVISDTIVRVGDLIWGSTDMILGPADPSPFPQLLARLIDQGLPFRVSFLIESAGTVGIGLRKLVASVLAFTNSTNKQIRDSLETLRRQAQSEPVVRLRLSLSTYAPQGEIKLLESRLSALSQSLESWGYIQASQRAGDPLEGVMSSALGVACASTAVPAIAPLFDVVKLLPWQRASSPFDEGPILFRTPDGRIWPYQLGSSLLTTWFDLIFAQPGSGKSVLMNALSLAACLQIGASRLPYIAILDIGPSSSGLISLLRDSLPPERRYEAMHFKLRMTPEYCVNPFDTQLGCRYPLPEERSYLGELLTLLCTPAGHTSSYDGIPQLVGLCVDEMYRWRDDSGANTEPRPYLARIEPEVDDALKAYNIHLPPDPYWWDVVDALFDVGAVHESLLAQRYAVPTLVDAVTAARRPQIRALLEETQIGASAESVIHAFERMIAAAVREFPILASITKFDIGSSRVCAIDLAEVAPHGDEVADRQTAVMYLLARHALIRSWWFGPDSLRSMPQRFRSYHEARLRDIRETPKRLCYDEFHRTGKTPSVRAQVVRDVREGRKWGVQIVLASQLLDDFSADMVDLATAVWICGSATSERAVSATAERFGLSDTARWVMRNRLTGPRPSGAPVLLLLSTNEGRYEQHLINTLGPIELWALSTSSEDVEIRNRLYSRLGAARARKLLAQAYPGGTARQEIRRRVILRTESGQIEAGAISAVLEEIVEGLAGIYAKEIQRVLE; this is encoded by the coding sequence ATGCTGGCTGTTGTCGATGAACTGATTGCTTCGATGATGATGGGCTTGCGTCAGCCCGTCGAATCCTTCGTTCAGTTGGAAACTGCCGACGACGAGATGACCTTGGTCGCCAGTGATGGCTCCTTGGTGTCCTTCATCCGCTTTGACGGCGCGCGGCAAATTATCGGCGATACCGAATATGCGTGGATTGTCGAGCAGTCGACCCTGAAGATTGGGTCGCGCTTTGACCATCCGGGCTATGCGTTGCAGTTCTATTTCATGCGCGATGCCGACCGCGTGGGGCGCGAGCTGGACCGCTTGATGCGCGCCAACCACTCGGCAGCCAAGGCGATCGGCCTGGATCTTGACGACCTCTTGACCGAGCGTCGCCGCCATTTGGCCAATCATATGGCATGGGAGGATATCTGGCTGGTCTTGTGGACACGGCCCAGTGCGGTCAGCAAGACCGATCTTGCCCGTTCACGCGAACACCGTCGGAATATCTCGTGGGTGCCCGCGCCGCGCGCGCAGTTTCCTCATACGGCGCTGGATGCCTTGCGCTTGCGCCATCGCAGTTATGTGATGGGGATCGAGGCATCTTTGGAAGAGCTGGGCTTTAAGGTCTCGACCGTGGATGTGCATGAGGCGTTGCGTTCGGTGCGCGGCAGCATGTATCCCACACGCGCACATGATAAATGGCAGGCCTGCGTTCCCGGCGATCCCATTATGCCGCGTCAGCCGCTTAAGCCTGGCGATATGTCGGAAATTCTGTGGCCGTCTTTGCCCAGCCAGTTATGCGTGGGCGATTCCGAGGTGATATCGGATACCATCGTTCGCGTGGGTGATCTGATCTGGGGCAGCACGGATATGATATTGGGTCCGGCCGATCCCAGCCCGTTCCCGCAATTGCTGGCGCGTTTGATCGATCAGGGCTTGCCGTTTCGCGTGTCCTTCTTAATTGAAAGCGCGGGCACGGTGGGCATCGGATTGCGTAAGCTGGTGGCGTCCGTCCTTGCCTTCACCAATTCAACGAATAAGCAAATACGCGACTCGCTAGAGACATTGCGCCGCCAAGCGCAAAGCGAGCCGGTGGTGCGCTTGCGCTTGTCCTTATCGACCTATGCGCCCCAGGGTGAAATCAAGCTGTTGGAATCGCGCCTGTCGGCTTTGTCGCAAAGTTTGGAAAGCTGGGGCTATATCCAGGCCTCGCAGCGCGCGGGCGATCCGCTGGAAGGGGTGATGTCCTCGGCGCTGGGCGTGGCTTGCGCATCGACGGCGGTGCCTGCGATCGCGCCTTTGTTCGACGTGGTCAAGCTGTTGCCTTGGCAGCGCGCTTCCAGTCCCTTTGATGAAGGGCCGATCCTGTTTCGCACGCCCGATGGGCGTATCTGGCCGTATCAGCTGGGCAGCTCGCTGCTGACCACATGGTTTGATCTGATCTTCGCTCAGCCGGGATCGGGTAAATCGGTGCTGATGAACGCCTTGTCTCTGGCGGCGTGCCTACAGATCGGCGCGTCGCGTCTGCCCTATATTGCTATTTTGGATATTGGGCCGTCTTCGTCGGGCTTGATCTCGCTGCTGCGCGATTCCTTGCCGCCCGAGCGGCGCTATGAGGCGATGCATTTCAAGTTGCGTATGACGCCCGAATATTGCGTCAATCCCTTTGATACGCAGTTGGGTTGCCGCTATCCCCTACCAGAAGAGCGTAGCTATCTTGGTGAATTGCTGACGTTGCTATGTACGCCCGCTGGCCATACCTCAAGCTATGACGGTATCCCTCAATTGGTAGGCTTATGCGTGGACGAGATGTACCGTTGGCGCGACGACTCGGGGGCCAATACCGAGCCGCGTCCCTATCTGGCGCGTATTGAGCCGGAAGTGGACGACGCGCTCAAGGCCTATAACATCCATCTGCCGCCTGATCCGTATTGGTGGGATGTGGTGGATGCATTGTTCGATGTGGGCGCGGTGCATGAATCGCTCTTGGCTCAGCGTTATGCCGTGCCGACCTTGGTGGATGCCGTGACGGCCGCCCGGCGGCCACAAATTCGGGCGCTGCTGGAAGAAACTCAAATCGGGGCCAGCGCGGAAAGCGTGATCCACGCTTTTGAGCGTATGATCGCCGCCGCCGTGCGTGAATTCCCGATTTTGGCCTCGATCACCAAATTCGATATCGGCAGTTCGCGCGTCTGCGCCATCGACTTGGCCGAGGTCGCCCCTCATGGCGACGAGGTGGCCGACCGCCAGACGGCGGTCATGTATCTGCTGGCGCGGCATGCCTTGATTCGCTCATGGTGGTTCGGACCGGACTCCTTACGCTCGATGCCCCAGCGCTTTCGTTCGTATCACGAGGCGCGGTTGCGCGACATCCGCGAAACGCCCAAACGTTTGTGCTATGACGAGTTCCACCGCACCGGTAAGACTCCCTCGGTGCGTGCCCAGGTCGTGCGCGACGTGCGCGAAGGCCGAAAATGGGGCGTGCAGATCGTGCTGGCTTCGCAGTTGTTAGACGATTTCAGCGCCGATATGGTCGATTTGGCCACCGCAGTGTGGATTTGCGGCTCGGCCACCAGCGAACGCGCCGTTTCCGCCACGGCCGAGCGTTTCGGCCTGTCCGACACGGCGCGCTGGGTGATGCGTAACCGCCTGACCGGCCCACGTCCCAGCGGTGCGCCCGTGCTGCTGCTGCTGAGCACCAATGAGGGACGCTACGAACAGCATTTGATTAATACGCTCGGCCCGATCGAGCTATGGGCGCTGTCCACCTCGTCCGAGGATGTGGAAATCCGCAACCGCCTCTATTCGCGTCTGGGCGCGGCCCGGGCGCGCAAATTGCTGGCCCAGGCCTATCCTGGCGGCACCGCGCGTCAAGAAATCCGCCGCCGAGTCATTTTGCGCACCGAGTCCGGCCAGATCGAAGCCGGAGCCATCTCGGCTGTGCTGGAAGAAATCGTCGAAGGGCTGGCTGGCATCTACGCCAAGGAAATCCAGAGAGTCTTGGAATAG
- the rnhA gene encoding ribonuclease HI — protein MWGGSSHLRGQGVAVSFVPPPNKPDEIGIFTDGACLGNPGPGGWGVVLRWQGTDKELSGGEAQTTNNRMEMMAAIMALESLKRPSDVRLVTDSRYVLDGITKWIAGWQKRGWRTADNQPVKNQDLWQRLVAATAPHHISWDWVRGHQGHPENERADRLAVAQAKAWQSKNAS, from the coding sequence ATGTGGGGCGGGTCTTCCCATCTGCGCGGACAAGGAGTCGCCGTGTCCTTTGTTCCTCCACCGAATAAGCCGGACGAGATAGGAATCTTCACCGATGGCGCATGCCTGGGCAATCCCGGCCCAGGTGGCTGGGGCGTTGTGTTACGCTGGCAGGGGACGGATAAAGAGCTTTCGGGCGGCGAGGCGCAAACCACCAATAACCGCATGGAGATGATGGCGGCGATCATGGCTTTGGAAAGCCTGAAACGCCCTTCGGATGTGCGCCTGGTGACCGATAGCCGCTATGTGCTGGACGGCATCACCAAATGGATAGCGGGCTGGCAAAAGCGCGGCTGGCGCACCGCCGACAATCAGCCGGTCAAAAACCAAGATTTATGGCAACGCCTGGTCGCGGCCACCGCCCCGCATCACATATCATGGGACTGGGTGCGCGGCCATCAGGGCCACCCCGAAAACGAGCGCGCCGACCGCCTGGCCGTGGCACAGGCCAAGGCATGGCAGAGCAAAAACGCTTCTTAA